The Candidatus Anaeroferrophillus wilburensis genome contains a region encoding:
- a CDS encoding HD domain-containing protein, which produces MKLYLNELQEHQNVETVVLVSKKTVARSRKDKEYIALKVMDKSAEISAHIWDNVPVYRDRFAEEDYVLLKGRVVAFQGALQINVTHLELFNGEVDPRDFLPQTTKNIGNLLRTLQAAVREVKNPWLARLLADFFIKDSEFLACFQLAPAAKAMHHAYLGGLLEHTVGVLQLALQIAPLYPQLDQDLLVAGALLHDIGKVVELGYEKSFTYTARGRLLGHIVIGAEMVAAKVAKINGFPESLLILLEHLLLSHHGDYQWGSPKRPKTPEAFMLHYLDDMDAKMNAIDSFYAAQGGKGAAWSDFNRVFERYFLLDSKKMMPEPDDQSASLPPSPDHQKPTLF; this is translated from the coding sequence TTGAAGCTATACCTTAATGAGTTGCAGGAACATCAGAATGTGGAAACCGTGGTGCTGGTTTCCAAAAAAACCGTTGCTCGCTCCCGTAAGGATAAAGAGTATATCGCCTTAAAAGTCATGGATAAATCGGCGGAGATAAGTGCCCATATTTGGGATAACGTGCCGGTTTATCGTGACCGGTTTGCAGAAGAGGACTATGTGCTGCTGAAAGGCCGGGTTGTAGCTTTCCAGGGGGCCTTGCAGATAAATGTTACCCACCTTGAGCTTTTCAATGGTGAGGTTGACCCGCGGGACTTTCTGCCCCAGACTACAAAAAATATCGGCAACCTGCTGCGGACCCTGCAAGCAGCGGTAAGGGAAGTGAAAAATCCCTGGTTGGCTCGTCTACTGGCTGATTTTTTTATCAAGGACAGTGAATTCCTTGCCTGCTTTCAACTGGCACCGGCGGCCAAGGCGATGCATCACGCTTATCTTGGTGGTCTGCTGGAGCATACCGTGGGGGTTCTCCAGCTGGCACTCCAGATCGCGCCGCTGTATCCGCAGCTGGACCAGGACCTGCTGGTGGCCGGTGCCCTGCTCCATGATATCGGCAAGGTGGTGGAACTGGGATATGAAAAGTCCTTTACCTATACCGCCAGGGGCAGGCTGCTGGGGCACATTGTTATTGGGGCGGAGATGGTTGCGGCCAAGGTGGCAAAAATTAATGGGTTTCCCGAATCCCTGCTGATCCTGCTGGAACACCTGCTACTCAGTCATCACGGTGATTACCAGTGGGGGTCGCCCAAGCGGCCTAAGACCCCCGAAGCCTTCATGCTCCATTATCTCGACGATATGGATGCAAAAATGAATGCCATTGACTCATTTTATGCCGCACAAGGGGGAAAAGGTGCAGCCTGGAGTGATTTTAACCGCGTGTTTGAACGATATTTTCTTCTTGACAGTAAAAAAATGATGCCCGAGCCTGATGACCAGTCGGCGTCCTTGCCCCCTTCTCCTGATCATCAAAAGCCCACTCTTTTCTGA